The segment GGCTCACCTCGGCCCTTAGAGCTGTGCGGATGTGTGCCACGGGGGGTGATGCTCTTCAAACCAGCGGGAGCATTTCCATGAATATCAATGGGAGAACACCCATGTACTCCTTCAGGACAAGAAGTGATGGCcacaagttgcaccaggggagattcaggttggatattaggagaaacttcttctcagagcagtgatgcactggcacaggctgcccagggagcggaGGGGTCActgtcctggaggtgttccagtaacgtggggatgtggcactgagggacgtgggcatggctggggttggacttgttgatcccagaggtcttttccagccttcatgattctgtggttGTGTGATTCTCATCTCCTGTGTTTGGCCCAGGTGAAGCTAGTAGCCGCCAGTGCACTGACTTAATGTCCACTTTGCTTTTGGCTTCCAAGCCCGTGAATCACTTTGCAGGATCCAAGGAAGCAAGTGCAGAGGCCGCTATGATCCCTCTGGGCATGACCTTCCCCACTTGCAGCCCTGGGAAGGACGGGTGGCAAGACACAGCCCAGTGCTAGCCCAGGAGTAGgatgcagattttctttcctgtttcttggACAAGAGCAGTTTCCGGTTGAGCTGCGGCGATGGCAGCTGGGAGGAGAACACCCAACTGGTCCAAGTGGGCAGCCCTGAGGCAGGGCACAGGCACAAGGTGAGGGGCACGGGCTGTGACAGTGGTGCCGTGGGGCTGCTTCTGtgtcctccctgctcccagcacatggggcaggagcaggagatggGACCTCAAGGAGGATCCGTGGGGTGACCCTTGCCAGCAAGCTGCTGTTGGTtgccagcaggctgctgggcaCGTGCAGAATTTGTCCCTTGGTTTGTGGGTGCTCGATGGGGGAAGCGAGGCCGCGGCGATCTcagtgctttgtgctgtttttcttgctgccGCGAAAGGCATTGGTTTGTTCCTGGAGCCTTGCTGCCTATGCTCCATGTGGATAGGCATGTTTCATtcttaagcttttaaaaaaaaaaaaaaaaaaaaaaaaaaaaaaaaaaaaaaaacacggtGAGGAAGCTGAATATTATGAGTTGGGaaagcggggggggggggggaacgtATGTGCAAGTCAAGTCAATAGGAGGAGGGGAGtgaaagggggggggaaaaaaaactgtgacaTACACAAACCCTTTAGTGTGCATAGCATAAGATTTTTTGGCTGGCACTCACATGATTTTATTCAAGGGCTGGGAAAGAGCTCCGATCAGTTAAAAGCTTCGGCAAAGTCTGGAGGGAGCGCCCTGAAGAGTTGGGAGCCGCGCAGAGGTGCCTGCAACTCCTCTGGCAATTGCGGACCATTCTTCCGAGGCTCAGGacaaaagccttttctttttttttcccccctccgCGTTCAAAGAGACATTTGTCTTGAGATGGTGCAGCTGTGGGCCGCGGGACCGCCTGTTTGAAGATACCCCCTCGTAGACGAAAGGAGAAGCTGCGCTCTGCAAAGTGGTAGTATTTTCTCGTGTGTGGGttccccccctcctcctcctccctccctccctccctcctcctccactgCCATGTGTGGTTTTTAATAAGAAGAAGAATGTGGAGGCAACGTTTTCCAGGCAAGGGgaaatttcctgtttcttttctgtttgtttaataaAGTGTGTAGCTGACTGGGAAACTGTAGCTACTCTGTTGTGAATGAGTAATTCAGCCGATAGCCGGGCTCGCTTCTCCATGCGCTTTGAGAGACTGCAAGTGAACGTATTTAACGCTCgctttttccatttatttacttattttatttttttttttaatgctgcgTGGCGTAGGGGACGGAGATTAATAAGAATTAGGCAAATGGCTCCGGCTTTTGTTTCTGCGCGATAGCACCCGCCGTCTGGCGGCCGCACAAAGGCTGCCATTGAGAGGGAGCGCTCCCTCATTCTCCTGGCAGGGGTGCCATTGGGATCGGATACAAGTGGGTGGCAGAGGGGAGGAGCGGTGCGGAGGACAAGCGGGCTTTGTGCCTCCCAAAAACGAAACAAAAGCACTTTATGCGCCGGGCTGCGCGCAACAAGCGAGCCGGCTGGGGACTCGGAGTCGTCAGCGCGGCGGCGAAAccttgctgcttctcctcttttttgtttttttttgtcattcccTTGTCCACAAAGCCGTCTTCCTCTTCCTCAATAAGCTCCAGAGCTGCGCgctgagtggggctgggggttggcgatggtggtggtgggaggcaggagctgggtgcCGGGTGCACATGGAGGGGCCGGGGGTTAACGGTGGGGTCACGGAGCCATGTgctggcttgggttgggagggacctaAAGGCtcatctcgttccaaccccctgtggtgggcagggctgccaagcACCCGATGGCCCAGCTGCCTGATGGCTTTCTGATCCGGGGCATGGCTCTTATTAGCGAGGCGGGCGCGCACGGAGCAAGCGTGCTGCCTGAGCTGGAGGCAGGGAAAGGCTGCGCCAAGcggggctgggtgctggtggtTTGCACCCAGGGAAATGGAACGGGCAAGGTAAATAGGCTGTGTAAGCTGTGCAGCTGCCAGTGCACTTCATTACGTGGTTACCCTGCGCTGTGCGTGTCTTCTCCTATTGATCTGCTTCAAAACTTTCCCCACCAAACTGGAGCAAAcgctgggagctgtgcagctgggacACCCATGCcgtgctgcagccacagccctcGTCCCCAGCAAACACATGGATGCCAccgctggaaaaaaaaaaaagtggtgttTTGTCTCTCTTTCAGAGGAGCTtatgtgacagcagcagcacacagcccttgCTGGGGGCTTGGGGAAGTGTTGTTCCCTGTggctctgtgccagcagctggatgGATGGCTGGGTGCGGATGGGCCCAGGgtgctgtgtgcacagcacCTCTCTGAGCACCATTCCCCCTTTCTGTTATGCAGCACCTGCAGGGTGAGGCTGAGAGGTGATGCTCCTCGTCTCGGAGATCGCATCCTGCACTACGCGTTAAGTCAGTGTTATAATTCACCTGCTTGTTgagcagagaaaataatctaGCTGGGTATGGTGCTTCCCTTAAGGACTGTGTAAGCcttcatgtttttattctcGCTTATCTGCTTACGGCAAGCTCCTTTTGGTATCCACATCCTCCTGGCCCCGTACCCCGCCTGCTGACACAGCCACGCTTCCAGCTGGAGGGCGTGCGTGCAAACAGAGCACATTCCTCCCAGTGTGCACTGATGGAGAGCTCTAACAGCAAGGGTGCAGAGCTCCAGTAACACACGTGTGCAATGTTACACTGGACATTGTTGGTCGGCTCTGTCGGGTGGGTTTGCCAAGAGCTTTTTCCTATGGAGAGGGAATGTGCTGCTCCCCACCCTGATGTGTGGCCACGTGGGtccctcctggtgctgctccaATGGCATCGCTATGGCCCCCGGTGTCCCAGGCTTACATCTTGCTCAACAACAATCTGGACAAGCAGacacatttcattttccctttaaaaaaaagcactgtgttGCTCTTCTTCGTAAGTTTCCTCCCCCccattctcattttcctgcCATGAGGGGGGTGCAATGCTCGGCCCTGTGAAACAGCCCACACTGGCACACAAtagcatttcttctgcagagaaacCCCAGCCCCAAACCAAACCTTCGCCCTCTGTAGCTCATTACAGCCCTCTGCTTTCTAAAGGAACAGCCACAAGGTGTGGTTGTCGGTAGGGGAACGGTTGCACTGAATTCCCCCAGCAGAACAGCCCTCTGCTTGCCCAAACAGCAATCACCTGTGTCTGAAAATGAGCCGGTTAATCCTGGGCTGAGCAGCTAATGGGATGGAAGCGTGgggcttcctgcagccctcGCTGATCATCACCTGTTTCCTGACCTCACCTTGGAGAGCCTGCGGTTGGAAAATGAGCCCAGAGCAGCACGCAGCTGGATGTGGCCGTGCCCGAGGACACGGCCCTCGGAGTGATGGGCACAACCAGGGTGGCACCGGTGCGCGTGTCCCTGCAGCAGAATGGAGTCCACGCTGGTTTCGTGTCCTTCACGCCGTGTGCTGCTTCTCTCCGCTCCGCAGGAGCCATCGGGCAGAGCCGTTGCCACGGCTCTGAGGTTTGTGCTCCTTCTGCTTGCAGGTATCCGTCCTCAGATCATGAACGGCCCCATGCACCCCCGGCCCCTGGTGGCACTGCTGGACGGCAGGGACTGCACGGTGGAGATGCCCATTTTGAAGGACTTGGCAACCGTGGCGTTCTGTGACGCGCAATCAACTCAGGAGATCCACGAGAAGGTAATGGAGCGGCGGGCACGGGGCACGTGGGGAGGGGCAGGGatgctctccttcctcccctgtCCTCGAGAAGGTTTGTTCGGAGCTTTGCTACGAGCTGGGCCCACATAGCATCAGCAGAAGTCGCTGCTGATTAAAATTCAGTGAGGCTTTTTGAAACAGCCAAAAGCCAGATGTTACTTGGGAACAGAAAGTCACCTTATCTCTTAGCATCAGCTTTTTAACATCAGTATTGTTAAGgtttctccctttctttgaGTTGAGCCTGCAGTAACACCCAGCACCCCGTGCCCAGCATGTGGCACCAGCAGCTCACTGCCACCAGCTGAGGGCAGAGATCAGAAATCACGTCCAGGGGCTGGGAAGGAGAACTGAAAAGAGCCCCAAATGTTCAAACGTGAAGTGCAAGGGAAGGGCTCTTTATGAGATGCCCATTAATTAATGAGTTAAGTCTGGCTGAATTTGGGGCTTGGGTTCCCAGGGCACCACTGTGGCTTAAGGGGAGCACCAGTGAGGGTTTGAATCTCCATTGAAGGATGAAGCACAGCCTTACGGGGACATACAGCCTTCTTAAAAGCAgaattgctgctgcttgggaggggaggagctgaTAGATTTTTGAGCGTCCATCCAGTTCATGCCCTGATTCCAAGGAGATGGCTGATGGGTTTGGTGGCACCATGGCAGGTCAGCCAGCAGGCTGGAGGTAAAACTGGGCACCTCCTCGTGTAATCGTCCCCATCCCAGAGGTGAGTGGCTGTCAGGAGCTGCAGGTGTTCCCTCCGAGTGTCCTGGTGGCTCCTGACATCCCAGTGCTCTGTTGCAGGTATTAAACGAAGCTGTCGGGGCCATGATGTACCACACCATCACGCTGACTCGAGAAGACCTAGAGAAGTTCAAGGCCTTACGGGTCATTGTTCGGATAGGCAGCGGCTACGACAACATCGACATCAAAGCAGCGGGGGAGCTCGGTAGGTCTCGGTCCTGCACCTCGGTTCCCTCCCGTGTCCCTCTGAGTCTTTAGAATCAGCACAGGGGACCTCTGCTCCCCATGGGAGCCAAAGGCCATTCCAGGCAGTGCCTCCCAGAGGGGCTCGGTTCATGTCCTACACGCATGGCTGCACTGCTGGGCCACCACGTGTCACAGGGGTCACGGGGACCTCTGGCAAGCTGCACTGCCCGGCCTGGGAGCGCTGCATTGTGTGGGTGATCTCAGCAGCTGTGACAGCCATTGTGGGCCATCTGATCCAAGGACTCAGGCTCTCACCGAGCCCTATGCTGGCGTTCAGGGCTCTCTCTGGGGAAGTTGGGGATAACAGCTGCTCCGCGTGAGCCATTCTACAAGGATAATTGCGATAAGAGAGTTTCAGATAGGCGTTCCTAAAAAGCAATTCTCCGTATagtgcattatttttatttttttttctagaggaGAACAGTGTCTTCTCAGTTTAATGGTTTCTTCgtgtttttaaatcttattgTTATTATCCATTATAACAACGTTCTGAGGCTCTGAACATCGAGAAACGAAAAACATAACGAATAAAATAATGGGATACTGCGGCATAATCCTTCTTTTTATACTTAGCAAATTGGGTGGCCAAATGATGTGGTTGAGAGTAGAAAATGTAATGACTACCCACAAATGTAGCATAAAGTTTAATTGGTATTGCTTTCCATAAGGTAGCTCTTAAACCGTGCAGGCAGCACAGTGACCAGCGTCGGCACACAGCGCCTGCTGGGGTGATGGGATGGAAAAACACCATGCAACAAGTGCCACTGCCACTGCAATGGGTGGGAAGGCACCTAAAGAGGGCAAGCACCCATCAGGCAGGGATGAACCCCGCAGGGCTGGCCATGGGACCGGTCACTGCTGCCCAAAGCTGGATGGGAGGCAGAAGGTGCCAGCAGCTTGGCTTGGGGTGGTTTCTCCCCCTGTAGAACCAGTCAGGTTTCTCCAGGTCAGTGCAGGGCTTGCaagcagggaagaagaaaggtcTTAGAGCAGAAGAGCGTGCTCCTGGAGGCAGGGAGGCTGGCAGGGGGCCCAGAAGGTGTGTGCAGCACCTGAAATATCCTCATTTTTTAACTGAGTCAGTGGCCCTTAAAGTGGAAGGGGATTTTCGGGGTGTTATTCTCTCTTTATCTCCTGCTTTTTCATGATTTCTACTCCAAGGCCCCAGTACAGTAAAGCATTTAGATACACGTTCATCTCAAATTGTGTGTTGAAATTGCTTTGAAGCCAGTGGGATATAAGCATGTGCTTAACTGCTTTGCTGAATAGACGTGAAATTAAGCACCCTCTTACATGCTTTGCTGGATCAGAGCTTTAACAGGGTAATGGCCAGGGAGACGTTTTCGGTTAACTTAATACCCGCAGCTCCGAGCAGAGAGGCGCAGTTTAAAATGACCCCTTTGTGACACAGGAACAAAAGCTCTGTTATGGGGATCTGTGCACGGGGTGGCCGCGGTGCCGGGCGGggagagctgtgccagcacgGCCAGGCCCCCAAAAGCAGCACCCAAAAAAGCCTCAGCACCACGAGGAGCACGCTCTGGGGTGGGCGCAgggctgtggtggtggtggtcaCCTCgagccttcctgcagcagcgAGCCCCCACTGCACAAACTCACGTGTAACCTTTGGAATACGAAGCAGGGTCTGGCTTTGAGCTGCCGTGGTCAGTTTGGTGATGGTGGCACATCCTGGGGTGGCACAAAGCTCTTGCCATACCTGGAGCTGGCCGTGCAATGCCGACGTAGCGCGTCGTTCTGCTCCAGTGCAACAAGAGGTGGTTGGTTACGCCCTACATGGCTTAATGGCCGAGCGTTCTTATTGTGGAGCAGGGGTGGCTTGTGCCAGCGTGGATTAATTTGCTTTGAAGGTAGATTAAACTGAACAAGGATAGGGCTTGttcctgcaaaataaacaattcCTCCTGGAGTTATTCCTGCGTAGCTGTCGCGCTTGGAATTGGCACTAGTTCTCACACCAGAGGTGACCCCGAGCGGTGCGAGTCATGGTGGCTTTGCAGAGATGTGAGGCTGCTGCACCTGAACCCTGCACCTCTTTGCAAGATGTTGCTCGAGACGCCTCCTGCCCCTCACCTCACCAAGGGCGGCTGCTTGGGAAACGGCGCGCGGGGGCCAAGGGCAGCGCGCGTTGTGCAGGGAACTCCTTTGCTTTTCAACGCACCCTGGTGCACCCCAAGCTTGGCCACACTGTGGCCGTTCCTGGCACAGCGCTCGCCCCCAGACTGCCTTTATGTGGGGCTGTGTGTGGCTGCCCCTGAGCCGTGTCCTCCTGCAGGGATCGCCGTCTGCAACATCCCCTCGGCCGCCGTGGAGGAGACGGCCGACTCCACCGTCTGCCACGTCCTCAACCTCTACCGGCGGAACACGTGGCTCTACCAGGCGCTGCGGGAGGGCACGCGGGTGCAGAGCGTGGAGCAGATCCGGGAGGTGGCCTCCGGCGCCGCGCGCATCCGAGGCGAGACGCTCGGCCTCATCGGCTTCGGTACGTGGGCAGAGGGCGTGGGGAGGAAGGCTCAGCGCTGCAGGATGAGCTAAAAGGAGAGTTTTTCCAACTAGAACTACTGAGGCGGGGTTGGGGCATGTCCCACGAGGTCGGTGTGACATAGAACCATGGGATcgtagaatggttgggttggaagtgaccaTAAAGCCCATCCCGTCCCAACCCCTGTCACGGTCAGGGAcaccacccaccagatcaggctgcgTGGGCCCCATCCATCTcagccttgggcacctccagggatagggcaaCTAAAGctccaggcagcagtgccagggcctcaccaccctctgagtacGGTatttcccctcttctagtttaaagccgttcccccttgtcctatcattatctcTCCATCTAAAAAGTcacttattttcctgtttataagctcccttcaagtactagaTGTAGCCATAGGATGTTTTATGCTGATGCTTTGGAGaagaagctgtattttctgaGCCTTACTTGAGTCCCTGGGGGAGTGCTGGTGAAACTCAGCATTGTCCTCAGAGTGACCAGAGCTGGCCGTGCTGCCTTGACATGCAGCTACATCACCTCCCTCTTTCTGAGCCCTTCTGCACAGCATAAAACAGTGTTTGTCTTCAGTTCACCCATAGCAATAGATGTTTTCAACATCAGAAGTAGCTCCACTTCTCTTCTGTTGGCTGTTGATGGCTGTTggtcatagaatggcttgggttggaagggacctcaaggatcatcaagctccaaccccccctgctgcaggcagggctgccaacctccacatctaataccagaccaggctgcccagggccccatccaacctggcctccagggatggggcatccacagcctctctgggcagcctgttccagcacctcaccactctcttgggTTGCAAAACACTACTCCAGGTTCTGGATCAATTCTGCGAGCAAAGTCTTACTCCAGTTAGGGTGCTGAGATTTTCATCCAGGCAGCAGAAATGAATGCGGTGCCTTGAGCAGAGAGGAGGCAAGGTGCCGCGTTAGGGAGCAGTTCAGGTGGGGCCATGGAGCCCGTGTCCCCCCCAGCATCCAGGGGTTGGACACCTGCTTGCTGAGAGCTGACGCTCACACACAGAGGTGCACGGTTTGCACTCCTGGCAGCTGGGCTGGTTGCattaattctccttttcctctcatgCAGGTCGCACGGCGCAGGCGGTTGCAGTCCGAGCCAAGGCATTCGGCTTCAACGTGATATTTTACGACCCGTACCTGCAGGACGGGATAGAGCGGTCCCTGGGAGTCCAGCGGGTGTACACGCTCCAGGACCTGCTCTATCAGAGCGACTGTGTCTCGTTGCACTGTAACCTTAACGAACACAACCACCACCTCATCAACGACTTCACGATCAAGCAGGTAATTGCCTATTTACTGGATTTATTCTCCTGTAAGCGAGCGTTGTGGAAGTGGCTGGGATGGGGTTTGCCAGTGTTGGGCTGGATGTAGAAAACCCTGTGCCCACGGGGTCGGTCCCCTTTGCAGTAGGGCAGCATGCAGGAAGCATGGCCCACACTCTCACACTGAGCTCTCTTGTCTGTCCCCGCTGCCCCCAGATGAGGCAGGGAGCGTTCCTGGTGAACACGGCGCGCGGCGGGCTGGTGGACGAGAAGGCCTTAACCCAAGCCCTGAAGGAGGGACGGATACGAGGGGCTGCGCTCGACGTGCACGAGTCGGAACCCTTCAGGTAAAGCTCCGTGCGGTCCCATCCGCAGCgtcctgcccagccctgcagggagcccAGCAGACACAGAGGGCAGCCCGGGAGCCCTTTGCCATTCTTGCTgccttttattctcttcttaaACGTTGgctaatctattttttttttcccctttcctgcgCCCAGTTTTGCTCAAGGCCCATTGAAAGATGCTCCTAATTTAATCTGCACCCCGCACACGGCCTGGTACAGCGAGCAGGCGTCGCTGGAGATGAGAGAAGCTGCTGCTACCGAAATCCGGCGTGCGATCACAGGTACAGCCCTTGTGCTGAGCCACAGGGGCTCGCTGTGGCCTTGCCATGGCCTcatccagctgcagaagggGAGGGGGGTCATAActcccattttcttcccagtgtgAGACCTGAGAAACCAAACTTTTCTGTCATTCAGATGCGTTAGAATCCTAGGATGATTGGaatggaagggacattaaagagTGTGTCCAAATGGTGCTGGAACGGAGCTTGCTCTGAGATGATGCTCCAGCAGATGGGTGGTTCTCTTGTCCTTAAACTTATCCCCATCCTTCACCTGATGGCACAGCTTTACCCTGGGCTGCCCTGTGCTTTGAAATGGGGCTGaagggagcagctgctctgaaggcagcacaggagcagtCTCCAACCATGACTGCGGGGACACCCAGCTGAGTCTCTGGAAGTGAGGGCTAGGGACCCtcatttcccccccccttttctccccctttcCACTAACAAATAGAGTGAAAAGGAATAACTGTAGCTTTACTATAGGGTAATAAAGCAACAGGCTGCCTGACACATGCTTACCTTTAATACCGACTCCAGGGCGCATCCCAGAAAGCCTAAGGAACTGCGTGAACAAGGAATTCTTTGTCACAACAGCCCCGTGGTCAGTAATAGATCAGCAGGCGATCCATCCAGAGCTCAATGGTGCCACGTACAGGTAAGCC is part of the Numida meleagris isolate 19003 breed g44 Domestic line chromosome 5, NumMel1.0, whole genome shotgun sequence genome and harbors:
- the CTBP2 gene encoding C-terminal-binding protein 2 isoform X4, with protein sequence MALVDKHKVKRQRLDRICEGIRPQIMNGPMHPRPLVALLDGRDCTVEMPILKDLATVAFCDAQSTQEIHEKVLNEAVGAMMYHTITLTREDLEKFKALRVIVRIGSGYDNIDIKAAGELGIAVCNIPSAAVEETADSTVCHVLNLYRRNTWLYQALREGTRVQSVEQIREVASGAARIRGETLGLIGFGRTAQAVAVRAKAFGFNVIFYDPYLQDGIERSLGVQRVYTLQDLLYQSDCVSLHCNLNEHNHHLINDFTIKQMRQGAFLVNTARGGLVDEKALTQALKEGRIRGAALDVHESEPFSFAQGPLKDAPNLICTPHTAWYSEQASLEMREAAATEIRRAITGRIPESLRNCVNKEFFVTTAPWSVIDQQAIHPELNGATYRYPPGMVSVAPGGIPAAMEGIMPGGIPVTHNLPTVAHPSQAPSPNQPTKHGDNREHPNEQ
- the CTBP2 gene encoding C-terminal-binding protein 2 isoform X5, which translates into the protein MLQLDGQYPEGIRPQIMNGPMHPRPLVALLDGRDCTVEMPILKDLATVAFCDAQSTQEIHEKVLNEAVGAMMYHTITLTREDLEKFKALRVIVRIGSGYDNIDIKAAGELGIAVCNIPSAAVEETADSTVCHVLNLYRRNTWLYQALREGTRVQSVEQIREVASGAARIRGETLGLIGFGRTAQAVAVRAKAFGFNVIFYDPYLQDGIERSLGVQRVYTLQDLLYQSDCVSLHCNLNEHNHHLINDFTIKQMRQGAFLVNTARGGLVDEKALTQALKEGRIRGAALDVHESEPFSFAQGPLKDAPNLICTPHTAWYSEQASLEMREAAATEIRRAITGRIPESLRNCVNKEFFVTTAPWSVIDQQAIHPELNGATYRYPPGMVSVAPGGIPAAMEGIMPGGIPVTHNLPTVAHPSQAPSPNQPTKHGDNREHPNEQ
- the CTBP2 gene encoding C-terminal-binding protein 2 isoform X2, producing MQLSDWKGWSQDPPLPRPHLSVDSGGKGILLEIPAYLRSSEGIRPQIMNGPMHPRPLVALLDGRDCTVEMPILKDLATVAFCDAQSTQEIHEKVLNEAVGAMMYHTITLTREDLEKFKALRVIVRIGSGYDNIDIKAAGELGIAVCNIPSAAVEETADSTVCHVLNLYRRNTWLYQALREGTRVQSVEQIREVASGAARIRGETLGLIGFGRTAQAVAVRAKAFGFNVIFYDPYLQDGIERSLGVQRVYTLQDLLYQSDCVSLHCNLNEHNHHLINDFTIKQMRQGAFLVNTARGGLVDEKALTQALKEGRIRGAALDVHESEPFSFAQGPLKDAPNLICTPHTAWYSEQASLEMREAAATEIRRAITGRIPESLRNCVNKEFFVTTAPWSVIDQQAIHPELNGATYRYPPGMVSVAPGGIPAAMEGIMPGGIPVTHNLPTVAHPSQAPSPNQPTKHGDNREHPNEQ
- the CTBP2 gene encoding C-terminal-binding protein 2 isoform X6, whose protein sequence is MNGPMHPRPLVALLDGRDCTVEMPILKDLATVAFCDAQSTQEIHEKVLNEAVGAMMYHTITLTREDLEKFKALRVIVRIGSGYDNIDIKAAGELGIAVCNIPSAAVEETADSTVCHVLNLYRRNTWLYQALREGTRVQSVEQIREVASGAARIRGETLGLIGFGRTAQAVAVRAKAFGFNVIFYDPYLQDGIERSLGVQRVYTLQDLLYQSDCVSLHCNLNEHNHHLINDFTIKQMRQGAFLVNTARGGLVDEKALTQALKEGRIRGAALDVHESEPFSFAQGPLKDAPNLICTPHTAWYSEQASLEMREAAATEIRRAITGRIPESLRNCVNKEFFVTTAPWSVIDQQAIHPELNGATYRYPPGMVSVAPGGIPAAMEGIMPGGIPVTHNLPTVAHPSQAPSPNQPTKHGDNREHPNEQ
- the CTBP2 gene encoding C-terminal-binding protein 2 isoform X3 produces the protein MAADIFCRCRLTSARSAESCKMSAVVHGCVEGIRPQIMNGPMHPRPLVALLDGRDCTVEMPILKDLATVAFCDAQSTQEIHEKVLNEAVGAMMYHTITLTREDLEKFKALRVIVRIGSGYDNIDIKAAGELGIAVCNIPSAAVEETADSTVCHVLNLYRRNTWLYQALREGTRVQSVEQIREVASGAARIRGETLGLIGFGRTAQAVAVRAKAFGFNVIFYDPYLQDGIERSLGVQRVYTLQDLLYQSDCVSLHCNLNEHNHHLINDFTIKQMRQGAFLVNTARGGLVDEKALTQALKEGRIRGAALDVHESEPFSFAQGPLKDAPNLICTPHTAWYSEQASLEMREAAATEIRRAITGRIPESLRNCVNKEFFVTTAPWSVIDQQAIHPELNGATYRYPPGMVSVAPGGIPAAMEGIMPGGIPVTHNLPTVAHPSQAPSPNQPTKHGDNREHPNEQ